A region from the Mycobacterium heidelbergense genome encodes:
- a CDS encoding cytochrome ubiquinol oxidase subunit I, protein MNVVDISRWQFGITTVYHFIFVPLTIGLAPLIAVMQTVWVLTGNAAWYRLTKFFGKLFLINFAIGVATGIVQEFQFGMNWSEYSRFVGDIFGAPLAMEGLAAFFFESTFIGLWIFGWSRLPRLIHLACIWIVAIGVNVSAFFIIAANSFMQHPVGAHYNPATHRAELNSIGALLSNNTALAAFSHTVAGSLLTAGTFVAAVSAWWLVRSRNAATATPAAESNARTMFRPATILGCWVVLIAAVGLFFTGDRQGKLMFVQQPMKMASAESLCSTETDPNFSILTVGTHNNCDSITRVIEVPYVLSFLAEGRASDVTLQGVRNMQQDYEHRFGPNDYRPNLFVTYWSFRAMIGLLAIPVLFALTALWLTRGGRIPNQRWFSWFALLTIPAPFLSNISGWVFTEMGRQPWIVVPNPTGDQEVRLTVREAVSNHAPGMVVTSLVTFTLVYAVLAVIWFFLLKRYIAEGPQEHDAEPAAPHAPGDDEVAPLSFAY, encoded by the coding sequence ATGAATGTCGTCGACATATCGCGGTGGCAGTTCGGTATCACTACCGTCTACCACTTCATCTTCGTGCCGCTCACCATCGGTCTGGCCCCGCTGATCGCCGTCATGCAGACGGTGTGGGTGCTGACCGGTAACGCCGCGTGGTACCGCCTGACCAAGTTCTTCGGCAAGTTGTTCCTGATCAACTTCGCCATCGGCGTGGCGACCGGGATCGTCCAGGAATTCCAGTTCGGCATGAACTGGAGCGAGTACTCCCGGTTCGTCGGCGACATCTTCGGCGCGCCGCTGGCGATGGAGGGCCTGGCCGCCTTCTTCTTCGAATCCACCTTCATCGGGCTGTGGATCTTCGGCTGGAGCCGGCTGCCGCGGCTGATACACCTGGCGTGCATCTGGATCGTCGCGATCGGTGTGAACGTGTCCGCGTTCTTCATCATCGCGGCGAACTCGTTCATGCAGCACCCGGTCGGCGCGCATTACAACCCGGCGACGCACCGTGCCGAGTTGAACAGCATCGGCGCGTTGCTGTCCAATAACACCGCGCTGGCGGCGTTTTCGCACACGGTGGCCGGATCCCTATTGACCGCCGGGACATTCGTCGCCGCCGTCAGCGCCTGGTGGCTGGTGCGTTCGCGCAATGCGGCAACCGCCACCCCCGCCGCCGAATCGAACGCCCGCACCATGTTTCGCCCGGCAACCATCCTGGGATGTTGGGTGGTGCTGATCGCCGCGGTCGGTTTGTTCTTCACCGGTGACCGCCAGGGCAAGCTGATGTTCGTCCAGCAGCCGATGAAAATGGCGTCGGCGGAATCGTTGTGCAGCACCGAAACCGATCCGAACTTCTCGATCCTGACCGTCGGCACCCACAACAACTGCGACAGCATCACACGTGTGATCGAGGTGCCCTACGTCCTGTCGTTCCTCGCCGAGGGTCGGGCCAGCGACGTCACGCTGCAGGGCGTGCGCAACATGCAGCAGGACTACGAACACCGGTTCGGGCCAAACGACTACCGGCCCAACCTGTTCGTCACCTACTGGTCGTTCCGCGCCATGATCGGGCTGCTGGCGATTCCGGTGCTGTTCGCGCTGACCGCGTTGTGGCTCACCCGCGGTGGCCGGATTCCCAACCAGCGATGGTTCTCCTGGTTCGCCCTGCTGACCATTCCGGCGCCGTTCCTCTCCAACATCTCCGGGTGGGTGTTCACCGAGATGGGCCGCCAGCCCTGGATCGTCGTCCCCAACCCGACCGGCGACCAGGAGGTCCGGCTCACCGTCCGCGAAGCCGTCTCCAACCACGCTCCCGGCATGGTCGTCACCTCGCTGGTCACGTTCACCCTGGTTTACGCGGTGCTCGCGGTCATCTGGTTCTTCCTGCTCAAGCGCTACATCGCCGAGGGGCCACAGGAGCACGACGCGGAACCGGCCGCGCCCCACGCACCCGGCGACGACGAGGTGGCACCGCTGTCTTTCGCCTACTGA
- the cydD gene encoding thiol reductant ABC exporter subunit CydD, whose protein sequence is MGCGVVISGCAIGSAIVLATVVARVVGDVQLSPRAWLVPVSILLALWVVRTVTHWLQARLGQRGASAVIADLNGQVLAAVTARQPRELAAQSDAAAVVVTRGLDGLRPYFTGYLPTLLLAAILTPATVAVIALYDLKSVVIVVVTLPLIPVFMVLIGLATADRSAAALDAMTTLQARLLDLIAGIPTLRALGRGRGPEHRIAELAAAHRRSAMATLRIAFLSALVLELLATLGVALIAVGIGLRLVFGEMTLTTGLTVLLLAPDVYWPLRRIGVEFHAAQDGRTAADKAFALIGEPAVPRVRNRTVAARGAEIRLDGLSVAGRDGRAPRELTAVIQPGQVTVLTGCNGAGKSTTLQAIAGLAEPSSGRVTVAGVDVADLDPAAWWRQVSWLPQRPVLVPGTVRDNLALLGDPPNLETACAASGFDTVLAELPDGVDTALGRGGVGLSLGQRQRLGLARALGSAAAVLLLDEPTAHLDARTEARVLRAIVERARGGATVVVVGHREPVIAIGDRVVEVTAEAGVHHAAV, encoded by the coding sequence GTGGGCTGCGGTGTGGTGATCTCCGGTTGTGCGATCGGTTCGGCGATCGTGCTGGCGACCGTCGTCGCCCGCGTCGTCGGCGATGTCCAGCTGAGTCCGCGGGCCTGGCTTGTACCCGTGTCAATCCTATTGGCACTGTGGGTTGTCCGCACGGTGACGCACTGGCTTCAGGCGCGCCTGGGTCAACGCGGGGCCAGCGCGGTCATCGCCGACCTCAACGGCCAGGTACTGGCGGCGGTGACCGCGCGGCAGCCCCGCGAACTGGCGGCTCAGAGTGATGCCGCCGCGGTGGTGGTCACCCGGGGCCTGGACGGGTTGCGTCCCTACTTCACCGGATACCTGCCCACGCTGCTGCTCGCCGCGATCCTGACCCCGGCGACCGTCGCGGTGATCGCCCTCTACGACCTCAAATCGGTGGTCATCGTGGTGGTCACCCTGCCGCTGATACCGGTCTTCATGGTGCTGATCGGGCTGGCGACGGCCGACCGATCCGCGGCGGCGCTGGACGCGATGACGACGCTGCAGGCGCGATTGCTGGACCTGATCGCCGGTATCCCGACGCTGCGGGCGCTGGGCCGCGGCCGCGGCCCGGAACACCGCATCGCCGAACTCGCTGCCGCCCATCGACGTTCGGCGATGGCGACGCTGCGGATCGCATTCCTGTCGGCGCTGGTGCTCGAATTGCTGGCCACGCTGGGCGTGGCGCTGATCGCGGTGGGGATCGGTCTTCGCCTGGTGTTCGGCGAGATGACCCTGACGACCGGCCTGACGGTGCTGCTGCTGGCGCCGGATGTGTACTGGCCGCTGCGTCGGATCGGCGTCGAATTCCATGCCGCCCAAGACGGCCGGACCGCCGCCGACAAGGCGTTCGCCCTCATCGGCGAGCCGGCCGTCCCGAGGGTCCGAAACCGGACGGTGGCCGCGCGCGGCGCGGAGATCCGCCTCGACGGGCTCAGCGTGGCGGGCCGCGACGGCCGAGCGCCACGCGAGCTCACCGCGGTGATCCAGCCCGGTCAGGTGACGGTGCTGACCGGGTGCAACGGCGCCGGCAAGAGCACCACGCTGCAGGCGATCGCCGGGCTCGCCGAGCCGTCGTCGGGCCGGGTCACCGTGGCCGGAGTCGACGTCGCCGACCTCGATCCGGCCGCGTGGTGGCGGCAGGTGTCCTGGCTGCCGCAACGCCCCGTGCTGGTCCCGGGCACCGTGCGCGACAACCTCGCGTTGCTGGGCGATCCGCCGAACCTTGAAACAGCTTGTGCCGCATCCGGTTTCGACACGGTGCTAGCCGAGCTGCCCGATGGGGTGGATACCGCGCTCGGGCGCGGCGGCGTCGGGTTGTCGCTCGGGCAACGACAACGCCTGGGCCTTGCCCGGGCGCTCGGCTCGGCGGCCGCCGTCCTGCTGCTCGACGAGCCCACCGCGCACCTGGACGCCCGCACCGAGGCGCGGGTGTTGCGGGCCATCGTCGAGCGCGCACGCGGCGGGGCGACCGTGGTCGTCGTCGGCCACCGCGAGCCCGTCATCGCGATCGGCGACCGGGTGGTCGAGGTG
- the cydB gene encoding cytochrome d ubiquinol oxidase subunit II, with amino-acid sequence MGLQQLWFGIIGMLFLGFFILEGFDFGVGMLMEPFARIGTDQPEQHRRTVLNTIGPVWDGNEVWLITGGAAMFAAFPGWYATVFSTLYLPLLAILFGMILRAVAIEWRGKIDDTKWRGWADFGIAAGSWLPAVLWGVAFAILVRGLPVDAGGHVHLSITDVLNAYTLLGGLATAGLFLLYGAVFVALKTSGPIRDDAHRFAVWLSLPVTGLVAAFGLWTQLAHGKGWTWLVLGVAVVAQLAVVLLVWRRASDGWAFACTALVVAAVVILLFGALYPNLVPSTLNTQWSVTIYNASSTPYTLKIMTWVTGIMAPVTVVYQAWTYWVFRQRISSDRIPPPIGLARRAP; translated from the coding sequence GTGGGACTGCAGCAGTTGTGGTTCGGCATCATCGGGATGCTGTTCCTCGGTTTCTTCATCCTGGAGGGCTTCGACTTCGGCGTGGGCATGCTGATGGAGCCGTTCGCCCGCATCGGCACCGACCAACCGGAACAGCACCGCCGCACGGTGCTCAACACCATCGGGCCGGTGTGGGACGGCAACGAGGTCTGGCTGATCACCGGCGGCGCGGCGATGTTCGCCGCGTTTCCCGGGTGGTACGCCACCGTGTTCTCCACGCTCTACCTGCCGCTGCTGGCGATCCTGTTCGGCATGATCCTGCGCGCCGTGGCGATCGAGTGGCGCGGCAAGATCGACGACACGAAGTGGCGCGGCTGGGCCGATTTCGGCATCGCCGCCGGGTCGTGGCTGCCCGCCGTGTTGTGGGGAGTGGCGTTCGCCATCCTGGTCCGCGGGCTGCCGGTGGACGCCGGTGGCCACGTCCACTTGTCGATCACCGACGTGCTCAACGCCTACACGCTGCTGGGCGGTTTGGCCACCGCCGGGCTGTTCTTACTCTACGGCGCGGTGTTCGTCGCCCTAAAGACCTCGGGCCCGATCCGCGACGACGCGCATCGATTCGCGGTGTGGTTGTCGCTCCCGGTGACCGGGCTGGTTGCGGCCTTTGGGCTTTGGACGCAGCTGGCGCACGGCAAGGGCTGGACCTGGCTGGTCCTGGGGGTCGCGGTGGTCGCGCAGCTGGCGGTGGTGCTGTTGGTGTGGCGGCGCGCATCCGATGGGTGGGCGTTCGCGTGCACCGCCCTGGTCGTCGCGGCCGTGGTGATCCTGTTGTTCGGCGCGCTGTACCCGAACCTGGTCCCCTCGACGCTGAACACGCAGTGGAGCGTGACGATCTACAACGCTTCGTCGACCCCCTACACGCTCAAGATCATGACCTGGGTGACGGGGATCATGGCTCCGGTGACGGTGGTATACCAGGCGTGGACGTATTGGGTGTTCCGGCAACGGATCTCGTCCGACCGGATACCGCCGCCGATCGGCCTGGCGAGGCGCGCGCCCTGA